From one Anguilla rostrata isolate EN2019 chromosome 12, ASM1855537v3, whole genome shotgun sequence genomic stretch:
- the LOC135235680 gene encoding presenilin-associated rhomboid-like protein, mitochondrial, which yields MSLRRIQRVPRRQILSLTRFNFYTQQRCGFRKAPKKAEVKKGEMEEAGPKQTVPSEEVAQRKGYSLQAETPALHIPRRSFGKLLKPLVFTVGFTGCSFGAAAIWQYESLKSRVQSYFDEVRTDWLEKLRPQKQGDIRKQVNQWWNSLSEGQRTVTGIIGLNVLVFCCWRIPSLQRAMITYFTSNPASKALCFPMILSTFSHYSLFHMAANMYVLWSFSSSIVSLLGPEQFMAVYLSAGVISTFGSYLAKTATGRLGPSLGASGAIMTVLAAVCTKMPEAKLAIIFLPMFTFTAGSALKAIVAMDTAGLFLGWKFFDHAAHLGGALFGIWYVSYGHELIWKNREPLVKFWHDLRTKGPGGGGGGTGSF from the exons ATGTCTCTGCGTCGAATTCAGAGAGTACCCCGGCGGCAGATACTCTCGCTGACCCG gtttaacttcTACACACAACAGAGATGTGGCTTCCGGAAGGCCCCAAAAAAGGCTGAGGTCAagaagggagagatggaggaagctGGACCTAAGCAAACAGTCCCCAGTGAGGAGGTTGCCCAGAGGAAGGGATACTCCCTCCAAGCGGAGACCCCTGCTCTCCACATTCCCCGCAGGTCCTTTGGAAAACTTCTGAAGCCTCTGGTATTCACAGTTGGG TTTACAGGCTGCTCCTTTGGTGCTGCGGCTATCTGGCAATACGAGTCTCTGAAGTCACGTGTGCAGAGCTACTTTGACGAGGTCCGAACGGATTGGCTGGAAAAACTACGGCCGCAGAAACAGGGCGACATCCGCAAACAG GTGAACCAGTGGTGGAACAGTCTGAGCGAGGGTCAACGGACAGTTACAg GGATCATTGGCTTGAATGTCCTGGTGTTTTGCTGTTGGAGAATCCCCTCCTTGCAGAGAGCTATGATCACATACTTCACCTCCAACCCTGCGTCCA AGGCACTGTgctttcccatgatcctctccaCCTTCAGCCACTACTCGCTGTTCCACATGGCGGCCAACATGTATGTGCTGTGGAGCTTTTCTTCCAGCATTGTGTCTTTGCTCGGCCCAGAGCAATTCATGGCTGTCTACCTGTCTGCAG GTGTTATCTCCACGTTCGGCAGCTATTTGGCTAAGACAGCCACAGGACGCCTGGGTCCTTCACTTGGGGCG TCAGGTGCCATAATGACAGTCCTGGCCGCAGTCTGTACTAAGATGCCTGAGGCCAAGCTGGCCATCATCTTCCTGCCCATGTTCACCTTCACCGCAGGCAGC GCCTTGAAAGCCATTGTTGCCATGGATACAGCAGGCCTTTTTCTGGGATGGAAGTTTTTCGATCACGCTGCCCACCTGGGCGGGGCCCTGTTTGGAAT TTGGTATGTTTCATATGGCCACGAGCTAATCTGGAAGAACCGCGAGCCGCTCGTGAAGTTCTGGCACGACCTGCGGACCAAGGGcccgggcgggggcgggggcgggaccGGCTCCTTCTAG
- the LOC135235675 gene encoding nucleotidyltransferase MB21D2 isoform X1, whose amino-acid sequence MAAPVVASRAGSVNSVGNSPTATPTNPNNNNKIIPSYPELDFRSGARIEELNKLIQEFSKHDQREYDDQRALEIHTAKDFIFSMLGMVQKLDQKLPVANEYLLLSGGVREGVVDIDLDELNVYARGTDFDLDFTLLVPALKLHDRNQPVTLDMRHSALCHSWLSLRLFDEGTINKWKDCCTVVDHLNGATNYFFSPTLVADWFYESISVVLLEVQKKPQRGMPKVEKVEKNGTVISVILAVGSSRMLYDIVPVVSFKGWPAVAQSWLMENHFWDGKITEEEVISGFYLLPACSCSGRKENEWRLSFARSEVQLKKCISSSLMQAYQACKALIIKLLSRPKAISPYHLRSLMLWSCDRLPANYLSQDDFSAHFLLGLIDDLQHCLVNKMCPNYFIPQCNMLEHLSDETAMLHARRLSSVRSDPAEHLRTAIEHAKAANRLTLDLQRRGSVASLPSPQSDPGDQQPDDRLAKKLQQLVTENPGKSISVFINPDDVTRPHFRIDDKFF is encoded by the exons ATGGCGGCTCCTGTTGTAGCCAGCCGGGCTGGATCCGTCAACAGCGTCGGGAACAGCCCCACTGCAACACCCACCAacccaaataataataacaaaataattcccAGTTACCCCGAACTCGATTTTAGGTCCGGTGCAAGGATTGAGGAATTGAACAAGCTCATCCAGGAATTCAGCAAACACGATCAACGCGAATATGACGACCAGAGAGCCTTGGAAATTCACACCGCGAAGGACTTCATCTTTTCTATGCTTG GCATGGTGCAGAAACTGGACCAGAAGCTGCCGGTGGCGAACGAGTACCTTCTCTTATCGGGCGGCGTGAGGGAAGGCGTAGTGGACATAGACCTGGACGAGCTCAACGTCTACGCCCGGGGAACAGACTTTGATCTTGACTTCACCCTGCTGGTGCCCGCGCTCAAATTGCACGACCGCAACCAGCCGGTGACGCTGGACATGCGGCACTCCGCGCTCTGCCACTCCTGGCTGAGCCTGCGGCTCTTCGACGAGGGCACCATCAACAAGTGGAAGGACTGCTGCACCGTCGTGGACCACCTCAACGGCGCCACCAACTACTTCTTCTCGCCCACGCTGGTGGCCGACTGGTTCTACGAGTCCATCAGCGTGGTGCTGCTGGAGGTGCAGAAGAAGCCGCAGCGGGGGATGCCCAAggtggagaaggtggagaagaaCGGCACCGTCATCTCCGTCATCCTGGCGGTGGGCAGCAGCCGCATGCTGTATGACATCGTGCCCGTGGTGTCCTTCAAGGGCTGGCCGGCCGTGGCCCAGAGCTGGCTGATGGAGAACCACTTCTGGGACGGGAAGATCACGGAGGAGGAGGTGATCAGCGGCTTCTACCTGCTCCCCGCCTGCTCCTGCAGCGGCCGCAAGGAGAACGAGTGGCGGCTCTCGTTCGCCCGCAGCGAGGTGCAGCTGAAGAAGTGCATCTCCAGCAGCCTGATGCAGGCCTACCAGGCGTGCAAGGCCCTCATCATCAAACTGCTGTCCCGGCCCAAGGCCATCAGCCCCTACCACCTGCGCAGCCTGATgctctggtcatgtgaccgaCTTCCAGCCAATTACCTGTCCCAGGACGACTTCTCCGCTCACTTCCTGCTCGGCCTTATCGACGACCTGCAGCACTGCCTGGTCAACAAGATGTGCCCCAACTACTTCATCCCGCAGTGCAACATGCTGGAGCACCTGTCGGACGAGACGGCCATGCTGCACGCCCGCAGGCTATCCTCGGTGCGCTCAGACCCGGCCGAGCACCTGCGCACCGCCATCGAGCACGCCAAGGCCGCCAACCGGTTGACCCTGGACCTGCAGAGGCGCGGCAGCGTGGCCAGCCTGCCCTCGCCGCAGTCGGACCCGGGGGACCAGCAGCCCGACGACCGCCTCGCCAagaagctgcagcagctggttACGGAGAACCCGGGGAAGTCCATCTCCGTCTTCATCAACCCCGACGACGTCACGCGCCCGCATTTCCGCATCGACGACAAGTTCTTCTGA
- the LOC135235675 gene encoding nucleotidyltransferase MB21D2 isoform X2, whose protein sequence is MVQKLDQKLPVANEYLLLSGGVREGVVDIDLDELNVYARGTDFDLDFTLLVPALKLHDRNQPVTLDMRHSALCHSWLSLRLFDEGTINKWKDCCTVVDHLNGATNYFFSPTLVADWFYESISVVLLEVQKKPQRGMPKVEKVEKNGTVISVILAVGSSRMLYDIVPVVSFKGWPAVAQSWLMENHFWDGKITEEEVISGFYLLPACSCSGRKENEWRLSFARSEVQLKKCISSSLMQAYQACKALIIKLLSRPKAISPYHLRSLMLWSCDRLPANYLSQDDFSAHFLLGLIDDLQHCLVNKMCPNYFIPQCNMLEHLSDETAMLHARRLSSVRSDPAEHLRTAIEHAKAANRLTLDLQRRGSVASLPSPQSDPGDQQPDDRLAKKLQQLVTENPGKSISVFINPDDVTRPHFRIDDKFF, encoded by the coding sequence ATGGTGCAGAAACTGGACCAGAAGCTGCCGGTGGCGAACGAGTACCTTCTCTTATCGGGCGGCGTGAGGGAAGGCGTAGTGGACATAGACCTGGACGAGCTCAACGTCTACGCCCGGGGAACAGACTTTGATCTTGACTTCACCCTGCTGGTGCCCGCGCTCAAATTGCACGACCGCAACCAGCCGGTGACGCTGGACATGCGGCACTCCGCGCTCTGCCACTCCTGGCTGAGCCTGCGGCTCTTCGACGAGGGCACCATCAACAAGTGGAAGGACTGCTGCACCGTCGTGGACCACCTCAACGGCGCCACCAACTACTTCTTCTCGCCCACGCTGGTGGCCGACTGGTTCTACGAGTCCATCAGCGTGGTGCTGCTGGAGGTGCAGAAGAAGCCGCAGCGGGGGATGCCCAAggtggagaaggtggagaagaaCGGCACCGTCATCTCCGTCATCCTGGCGGTGGGCAGCAGCCGCATGCTGTATGACATCGTGCCCGTGGTGTCCTTCAAGGGCTGGCCGGCCGTGGCCCAGAGCTGGCTGATGGAGAACCACTTCTGGGACGGGAAGATCACGGAGGAGGAGGTGATCAGCGGCTTCTACCTGCTCCCCGCCTGCTCCTGCAGCGGCCGCAAGGAGAACGAGTGGCGGCTCTCGTTCGCCCGCAGCGAGGTGCAGCTGAAGAAGTGCATCTCCAGCAGCCTGATGCAGGCCTACCAGGCGTGCAAGGCCCTCATCATCAAACTGCTGTCCCGGCCCAAGGCCATCAGCCCCTACCACCTGCGCAGCCTGATgctctggtcatgtgaccgaCTTCCAGCCAATTACCTGTCCCAGGACGACTTCTCCGCTCACTTCCTGCTCGGCCTTATCGACGACCTGCAGCACTGCCTGGTCAACAAGATGTGCCCCAACTACTTCATCCCGCAGTGCAACATGCTGGAGCACCTGTCGGACGAGACGGCCATGCTGCACGCCCGCAGGCTATCCTCGGTGCGCTCAGACCCGGCCGAGCACCTGCGCACCGCCATCGAGCACGCCAAGGCCGCCAACCGGTTGACCCTGGACCTGCAGAGGCGCGGCAGCGTGGCCAGCCTGCCCTCGCCGCAGTCGGACCCGGGGGACCAGCAGCCCGACGACCGCCTCGCCAagaagctgcagcagctggttACGGAGAACCCGGGGAAGTCCATCTCCGTCTTCATCAACCCCGACGACGTCACGCGCCCGCATTTCCGCATCGACGACAAGTTCTTCTGA